Proteins found in one Zea mays cultivar B73 chromosome 1, Zm-B73-REFERENCE-NAM-5.0, whole genome shotgun sequence genomic segment:
- the LOC111590589 gene encoding uncharacterized protein: protein MPMLPAAERPRLTLEDYIVFFTTRSGGGLNLHHLNHIIYMHGFARLHRAPKPAMVDALRSVELMRPRRSTVPFNATAPPPGAAPVAPAVLSLDEVTRDIEDIGWRECPVGSLLSVRAGMRSPAAEAAETPIPLPILARASSSLPPAAAKRKRSRTGKAEAAMRRRVLELLTLPSVETVTSA, encoded by the exons ATGCCGATGCTCCCGGCTGCCGAGCGGCCGCGGCTGACGCTCGAGGACTACATCGTCTTCTTCACCACCCGCAGCGGCGGAGGCCTCAACCTCCACCACCTCAACCACATCATCTACATGCACGGGTTCGCCAGGCTCCACCGCGCGCCCAAG CCGGCGATGGTGGACGCGCTCCGGTCGGTGGAGCTCATGCGCCCGCGCCGCTCCACCGTCCCCTTCAACGCCACCGCGCCGCCGCCGGGCGCCGCCCCGGTCGCGCCCGCCGTGCTCTCGCTTGACGAGGTCACGCGCGACATCGAGGACATCGGCTGGCGCGAGTGCCCCGTCGGCTCCCTCCTCTCCGTCCGCGCCGGGATGCGGTCGCCCGCCGCCGAAGCGGCCGAAACCCCCATCCCCCTGCCGATCCTGGCCAGGGCCTCCTCGTCCCTGCCGCCCGCTGCGGCCAAGAGGAAGCGTTCCCGGACGGGCAAAGCGGAGGCCGCGATGCGGAGGCGCGTGCTGGAGCTGCTCACGCTCCCGTCCGTCGAGACGGTTACCTCGGCCTAG